The following are encoded in a window of Peromyscus maniculatus bairdii isolate BWxNUB_F1_BW_parent chromosome X, HU_Pman_BW_mat_3.1, whole genome shotgun sequence genomic DNA:
- the Morf4l2 gene encoding mortality factor 4-like protein 2, which translates to MSSRKQASQTRGQQSAEEDNFKKPTRGNMQRSKMRGAASGKKSAGSQPKNLEPALPGRWGGRSAENPPSGSVRKTRKNKQKTPGNGDGGSTSEVAQPPRKKRARADPTVESEEAFKNRMEVKVKIPEELKPWLVEDWDLVTRQKQLFQLPAKKNVDAILEEYANCKKSQGNVDNKEYAVNEVVGGIKEYFNVMLGTQLLYKFERPQYAEILLAHPDAPMSQIYGAPHLLRLFVRIGAMLAYTPLDEKSLALLLGYLHDFLKYLAKNSASLFTASDYKVASAEYHRKAL; encoded by the coding sequence ATGAGTTCCAGAAAGCAGGCTTCTCAAACTCGTGGACAACAATCTGCTGAAGAAGACAACTTTAAGAAGCCAACTCGAGGCAAcatgcagagaagcaagatgagggGAGCTGCCTCAGGAAAGAAGTCAGCTGGTTCACAGCCAAAGAATCTTGAACCAGCCCTCCCAGGAAGGTGGGGGGGTCGCTCTGCTGAGAACCCCCCTTCTGGCTCTGTGCGGAAGACACGGAAGAACAAGCAGAAGACTCCCGGCAACGGAGACGGTGGCAGTACCAGCGAAGTGGCCCAGCCCCCTCGCAAGAAAAGGGCGCGGGCTGACCCCACCGTGGAGAGCGAGGAGGCGTTTAAGAATAGAATGGAGGTGAAGGTGAAGATTCCTGAAGAATTGAAACCATGGCTGGTAGAGGACTGGGACTTGGTTACTAGGCAGAAGCAGTTGTTCCAGCTCCCTGCTAAAAAGAATGTAGATGCCATTCTTGAGGAGTATGCCAATTGCAAGAAGTCGCAGGGAAATGTTGATAACAAGGAGTATGCAGTTAATGAAGTTGtgggagggataaaggagtattTCAATGTGATGCTGGGCACTCAGCTGCTCTACAAGTTTGAAAGGCCCCAATATGCTGAAATTCTTTTGGCTCACCCTGATGCGCCAATGTCGCAGATCTATGGGGCTCCACACCTACTGAGATTATTCGTGAGAATTGGGGCAATGTTGGCCTACACGCCCCTTGATGAGAAAAGCCTTGCATTATTGTTGGGCTATTTGCATGATTTCCTTAAGTATCTGGCAAAGAATTCTGCCTCTCTGTTTACTGCCAGTGATTACAAAGTGGCTTCTGCTGAGTACCATCGCAAAGCCCTGTGA